AAAGGTTTAGTCAATAATTCATTTCAATATTACAAATCATTTGTAACATTAATGAAAGAGTTCAACGAAAATAAATACAACTTAATTCAATATTTAGAAACCGAATCACCCACGGTAAAGGCTAAAGAACCAATGGACATCATTCTCGCAATAGGCCAATCAAATATGTCAGGAAGAGGAGAAATTCCTGTTGAAGATTCTAGTAAAATGACTGATGTTTTTCTATTGAATAAAGACGGAAATTTTGAACCTGCGGCACAACCTTTAAATAAATATTCCGATATTGAAATGGCAATTAAAGAATTGAAATTACAAGGTGTAAGTCCTTCCTACTCTTGTATGCTTAATTTGCAGAAAACACTAAAAAAACCACTTGGTTTGGTAATGAATTCTCAAGGAGGATCTTCTATAAAACTTTGGTTTAAACCCGGGAAACCAAATTATGACTCTTCGCTTATTAGAGCAAAAGAGGCTCAAAAGCATGGGAAATTAGTTGCAATTATTTGGAATCAAGGTTCTACAGACAATAAAGAAGCTCAAGGTGACAATTTTGAAACGTATAAAGCTAATTTAAAAGAAATGGTTCAAAATTTGAGAAAAGATTTAAACGAACCTAATTTGCCTTTCATTGTTGGTGAACTTTCAGAACGAGTTGACTTCATCGATTTTAATACTAAAGTTGTTCGGACGGTTAAAGATTACATTCCAAATAGTGATTTTGTTACTGCAGAAGGAACTAAATTATTAGAAGATAATATTCATTTTGATGCCAAAAGTGCTACTATTTTAGGAGAAAGATATGCCTTGAAGGTTTTAGGATTTTTGCAAAATAAAAAATAAATCGCAACCTTTTTAAACAATCATTTTAATTGAAAATTCTATTCAAAATAGTTTTTTTTCTGCTCTGTAATTACATCTATGGTGCAGTTCAATTGCCTTTGCTTTTTTCAGACAATATGGTATTGCAGCAAAATTCAAAAGTCAATTTTTGGGGAAAGGCATTATCTAATGAAAAAATCAGGATCAACGTTGATTGGCAAAAAAACGAGTATACGACCAATGCTGATAGTCAAGGAAATTGGCAAATTTCAATTGTAACGACCAAGGCTAGTTTTAAAGAACATACCATTTCAATTAAAGGCACTAACGAAATTGTACTTCATAACGTTTTGTTAGGTGAAGTTTGGTTTTCATGTGGGCAATCCAATATGGAATTGGTTATGCGTAAAGTAAAAGATGCTGATCAAGAAATGAAGGAAGCGGATTATCCCAATATTCGGCTCTTTAATGTTAAGAAAAAAAAGGCTGATGACCCTCAAACTGATATTCCTGAAGGATCAAAATGGGAGCCATGTTCGCCTCAAAGTGTCAAAGAATTTTCAGCTATGAGTTACTATTTTGCTCGAAAAATGCAACAGGAACTAGATGTTCCCATAGGGATTATTACAGCCAATTGGGGAGGAACAGGTGCAGAGTGTTGGACACCTTCCGAAAAAATGAAAGGCAATCCGGTTTTGAAAAACATATATTCCCGTTGGAATCAATGGGAAATAGACAAAGTCAAAGATAGTATTGCATTTGTTGAAGTCAAAGGGCTTAACCCTAAACAAGAAGAACCACGTTCCGTTTATATGACTAAAAGACA
The window above is part of the Flavobacterium sp. N1994 genome. Proteins encoded here:
- a CDS encoding sialate O-acetylesterase; translation: MKILFKIVFFLLCNYIYGAVQLPLLFSDNMVLQQNSKVNFWGKALSNEKIRINVDWQKNEYTTNADSQGNWQISIVTTKASFKEHTISIKGTNEIVLHNVLLGEVWFSCGQSNMELVMRKVKDADQEMKEADYPNIRLFNVKKKKADDPQTDIPEGSKWEPCSPQSVKEFSAMSYYFARKMQQELDVPIGIITANWGGTGAECWTPSEKMKGNPVLKNIYSRWNQWEIDKVKDSIAFVEVKGLNPKQEEPRSVYMTKRQHRRPAVLYNAMVAPLMPFTIKGVIWYQGTSNREWANEYLEQMKALIYGWRENWKVGDFPFYFLQLTAYKYSDSNLAAIIRENQLKTLEVPNTAMCPTMDIGDLNELHVTYKLPYGVRLANIALANSYHKKIDFCGPLFQQFQIKGDKIEITFSFNKNLHFTGEKLNDIFIAGKDKKFVKAVASIENNKLIVFSPDVREPVAVRYAWNNTREANLLNEANLPASPFRTDSWENIIIE